Proteins from a genomic interval of Plasmodium reichenowi strain SY57 chromosome 13, whole genome shotgun sequence:
- a CDS encoding nuclear movement protein, putative has protein sequence MDKDIVVNEKFDFLMLNIAKECGDINNLMEHFFSFLLRKTDFITNSHNVDECENVILKTLRKYYKKKDEYLMKLKNEYRKMDEEKKKQYEKKKKQEENEQNNKMQQINIDNNKKDNYTKTIEANTSNRNSYDQVNNVNKTINNNNNNNQRVIDLDDENYMNDNVMEIVNQNKNNLNDSLNHIQQNKHLHDEKNDQDNDDDDDGEPPKGNGGKTDKYVWTQSINTLDMYIDTKDNIKTKDIKIDITYKKLYVKVKNQVLIDGEFFKQIKPEESIWTLEDNKIIHIFIEKLNGMEWWNTVIKGDPEIDVKKIVPENSRMEDLDAETRSVVEKMIYDQKQKAMNLPTSDEQKKYEIFEKFKQMHPEMDFSKANINYGNSSSSNNMFFGR, from the coding sequence atggATAAGGATATAGTTGTGAATGAAAAGTTTGATTTTCTTATGTTAAATATTGCTAAAGAATGTGGagatattaataatttgatggaacattttttttcctttttattgAGGAAAACTGATTTCATAACAAATTCTCATAATGTGGATGAATGTGAAAATGTTATACTAAAAACATTgagaaaatattataagaaaaaagatgaatatttaatgaaattaaaaaacGAATATAGGAAAATggatgaagaaaaaaagaagcaatatgaaaaaaaaaaaaaacaagaagaaaatgaacaaaataataaaatgcaacaaataaatatagataataataaaaaagataacTATACGAAAACTATAGAAGCGAATACATCAAATAGAAATTCATATGATCAAGTAAATAACGTAAATAAAactataaataataataataataataatcaacGTGTAATCGATCTTgatgatgaaaattatatgaatgaCAATGTGATGGAAATAGTcaatcaaaataaaaataatttaaatgattcattaaatcatatacaacaaaataaacatttacacgatgaaaaaaatgatcaagataatgatgatgatgatgatggAGAACCACCTAAAGGGAATGGAGGGAAAACAGATAAATATGTATGGACGCAAAGTATAAATACTTTAGATATGTATATAGATACgaaagataatataaaaactaAAGATATCAAAATTGATATaacttataaaaaattatatgtgAAAGTAAAAAATCAAGTACTTATCGATGGagaattttttaaacaaaTTAAACCAGAAGAATCCATATGGACATtagaagataataaaattatacacatatttattgaaaaattaaatggTATGGAATGGTGGAATACCGTTATTAAAGGAGACCCTGAAATCgatgtaaaaaaaatcgTTCCAGAAAATTCTAGAATGGAAGACCTAGATGCAGAAACAAGATCTGTTGTGgaaaaaatgatttatgATCAAAAACAGAAAGCAATGAATTTACCAACCTCAGATGaacaaaagaaatatgAAATCTTTGAAAAATTCAAACAAATGCATCCTGAAATGGATTTTTCAAAAGCTAATATTAATTACGGAAATTCATCTTCatcaaataatatgttCTTCGGAAGATag
- a CDS encoding tryptophan--tRNA ligase, putative — translation MDKLKTVYLDSALSIIKGALCIILQIPTSRTTESVKKKANNVGVITVKSILSEPTIHQYDDIKKLIKNKLQECVPFYNYNMNRSFAEKIYGDCIYDNYGLSKEINEINLIILEEWNINCNKNRVLKNTGLIKEITINQFKYSTNKESLEVHFAVSPKYTFEELSTMYKNEKGLYEFLLSPIIKIICNENDKKLLDNMNEECTYLNVEDILPKNKVLPPSGIENIDYERSKDVTPWDVNINNEEGINYNKLIKEFGCSKITENHIKRIEKLTNSKAHHFIRRGIFFSHRDLDFLLNYYEQHKCFYIYTGRGPSSLSMHLGHLIPFYFCKYLQEAFNVPLVIQLSDDEKYLFNQNYSLEYINTLTNENVKDIISVGLNPELTFIFKNTEYAGYLYPTVLSIHKKTTLNQSMNVFGFNHSDNIGKISYPSFQIAPCFSQCFPNFLGKNIPCLVPQGIDQDPYFRLSRDIAVKMALHKPVVVHSVFMPGLQGVNSKMSSTKKKKDDNGKSNSTFDHNNSVIFLTDTPEQIKNKINKYAFSGGGTTIQEHREKGGNLDKDISYQYLRYLLEDDNKLNEIGEKYKKGEMLSGEIKKILIDVLTELVLKHQEKKKSLTDEEISYFFDPNKPSLQKFKNM, via the exons atGGATAAATTGAAAACTGTTTATTTGGATTCTGCTTTGAGTATAATTAAAGGAGCTTTATGCATTATTCTTCAAATACCAACAAGTAGAACTACAGAAAgtgtaaaaaaaaag GCAAACAATGTTGGTGTTATCACAGTAAAATCGATTTTGTCAGAACCCACAATTCATCAGTATGACGACATAAAGAAActaattaaaaataaacttCAAGAATGCGTccctttttataattataatatgaatcGTTCTTTTGCTGAGAAAATTTACGGAGACTGCATCTATGATAATTATGGATTGTCAAAAGAGattaatgaaataaatttaataatattagaaGAGTGGAATATtaattgtaataaaaatagagttttaaaaaatacaggattaattaaagaaataacAATTAATCAATTTAAGTATTCAACTAATAAAGAATCTTTAGAAGTACATTTTGCTGTTAGCCCGAAATATACTTTTGAAGAATTAAGTACtatgtataaaaatgagaaaggattatatgaatttcttttatctcctattataaaaataatatgtaatgaaaatgataagaaattattagataatatgaatgaagaatgtacatatttaaatgtaGAAGATATATTACCAAAAAACAAAGTACTTCCACCTTCAGGAATTGAAAATATTGATTATGAACGTTCAAAAGATGTTACTCCTTGGgatgtaaatataaataatgaagaaggaattaattataataaattaataaaagaatttgGTTGTTCCAAAATTACAGAAAAtcatattaaaagaattgAGAAATTAACAAATAGTAAAGCTCATCATTTTATAAGAAGAGGAATATTTTTTAGTCATAGAGATTTAGATTTCTtgttaaattattatgaacaaCATAAATgtttctatatatatactgGTAGAGGACCATCCTCCTTATCTATGCATTTAGGCCATTTAATaccattttatttttgtaaatatcTACAAGAAGCTTTTAATGTTCCATTAGTTATACAGTTATCAgatgatgaaaaatatttatttaatcaaaattattcactagaatatattaatacattaactaatgaaaatgtaaaagatattatatCTGTAGGTTTGAATCCTGAATtaacatttatttttaaaaatacaGAATATGCTGGATATTTATATCCAACCGTTTTGTctatacataaaaaaacTACCTTAAATCAAAGTATGAACGTTTTTGGTTTTAATCATAGTGATAATATAGGAAAGATATCTTATCCATCATTTCAAATAGCTCCATGTTTTTCTCAATGCTTTCCGAACTTTTtaggaaaaaatattccCTGCTTAGTCCCTCAAGGTATCGATCAAGATCCATATTTTAGATTAAGTCGAGATATTGCAGTAAAAATGGCTTTGCACAAGCCTGTGGTTGTTCATTCGGTTTTTATGCCAGGTTTACAAGGAGTCAATTCTAAAATGAGTAGtacaaaaaagaagaaagaTGATAACGGTAAAAGTAATAGTACGTTTGATCATAATAATAGCGTTATCTTCTTAACAGACACACCAGAACaaatcaaaaataaaatcaaCAAATATGCTTTTAGTGGAGGGGGAACCACTATACAAGAACATAGGGAAAAAGGTGGAAATCTAGATAAAGATATATCTTATCAATATTTAAGATATCTTTTAGAAGATGAcaataaattaaatgaaattggagaaaaatataaaaaaggagAAATGTTAAGTGgtgaaataaaaaaaatattgatagATGTTTTAACAGAATTGGTATTAAAGCATCAAGAGAAAAAGAAATCTTTAACAGATGAAGAAATATCTTATTTCTTTGATCCAAACAAACCATCTCTtcaaaaatttaaaaatatgtaa
- a CDS encoding endopeptidase, putative: MNHISYKLRGIKCYRTHLRGTIFKRNYFWEKVNRESGLYKIWNKLNLKNLVKKSCNKLIIHNKKEEIYNNNNNNNNIIIINENILSSCFYDYVGCTDIFNDDEKNKIDKLLEDINRRNKEIGGYLLELNGIKNNGDGIIKCSYACIRSCDNILSKICKEENIFKIINMVDTVSNNLCKLGDVLELLRNLHNNKNVIGKAHEALEKLTNYIDKINIDTDIYNFLKKKYNENIHLLNHEHKEVLHNMIVSMETQGVHIKDQKERESYLELQSQEKYFAFHASSNYCDEFKGIYIEKNKLLKYINQKCLKDYEDKLIPYIKNNQIKVEKKYPFNEYIYILQDSSFLMTILKNVNDVEIINQVYTLLREPNHTFLNNILILQYYRNRLINYRNFKNYNEYSLKDCILNEPRRVNYFLKNFLHKILPYFFKELQFIESYISLITLRKKEKKSANTIKKNLENYNHKDEIPKLNASNIYYYMNAIKKVRLKNIEAEMKNNLSLYDVIKFVITLLKNSYSLEMININPLKNELWDDNIIKFEIKRGHYVYGYIYMDLFERENKNNSIAQYTVRCSKNMNYSLKYKWLEENDDQCSFVYTGIVKDEYFKNDDKKKCAHNEQLKEKINNNNKNNNNYYYHNGDNTYEYANSNKNINSNNKHENNSLFNSSYRQTTSTFLVCNFNVNICDKDKDNNYESYDNDDNLFLNKNISFLLKKICMSIDKVNIFLHEFGHTLHCILSSTYLQHLSGNRSGVDFSEFSSHFFEEYLNCYDALLLLYNNEKNKKNEEYMKSLLSNYMKNKNIICYYSIVQLTIQSIIDQIFYAFSSNSNNMIERKESIEKQIKSYFEGIYYKDIHILDFFPQIHFSKTTHLVHYPSNYYSYLYCSVLAKYIWNMTFKDNLFNMEKADKIVNFLQKGSVDSSLRNIISLVENDQSKIDYYTENPHKIPLNDFLDYYQENKEDKYTSFLNSI, from the exons atgaatCATATATCCTACAAACTGAGAGGTATAAAATGTTATAGAACACATTTGAGGGGAACCATTTTTAAGCGAAACTATTTTTGGGAAAAGGTAAATAGGGAAAGTggtttatataaaatatggaataaattaaatttgAAAAACCTTGTGAAAAAGAGTTGTaacaaattaataattcataacaaaaaagaagaaatatacaataacaataataataataataatattattattataaatgaGAATATTCTTTCATCGTGTTTTTATGATTATGTTGGTTGCACAGATATTTTcaatgatgatgaaaaaaataaaattgataaattattagaagatataaatagacgaaataaagaaataggaggatatttattagaattaaatggtataaaaaataatggagatggtattataaaatgtagTTATGCATGCATACGGAGTtgtgataatatattaagtaaaatatgtaaagaagagaatatatttaaaattataaatatggtTGATACTGtttcaaataatttatGTAAATTAGGAGATGTATTAGAGTTATTAAGaaatttacataataataaaaatgttattgGTAAAGCTCATGAAGCATTAGAAAAATTAACAAATTATATTGACAAAATTAATATTGATACagatatttataatttccttaaaaagaaatataacgaaaatatacatttacTAAATCATGAACATAAAGAAGTTTTACATAATATGATTGTTTCTATGGAAACTCAAGGTGTTCATATAAAAGATCAAAAAGAAAGAGAAAGCTATTTAGAATTACAGTCCCAAGAAAAATACTTTGCTTTTCATGCATCATCAAATTATTGTGATGAATTCaaaggtatatatatagaaaaaaataaattattgaaatatataaatcaaaaatGTTTGAAAGATTATGAAGACAAATTAATAccatatattaaaaacaatcaaataaaagttgaaaagaaatatcctttcaatgaatatatatatatattacaagATAGCTCTTTTCTTATGActatattaaaaaatgtaaatgaTGTCGAAATAATTAATCAAGTCTATACATTGCTTCGAGAACCAAATCATAcctttttaaataatatattaattcttcaatattatagaaatagattaataaattatcgaaattttaagaattataatgaatattCATTAAAAGATTGTATATTAAATGAGCCTAGAAGAgttaattattttttaaaaaatttcttacataaaatacttccatatttttttaaagaacTTCAATTTATTGAAAgttatatatctttaataACCTTACgtaagaaagaaaaaaaaagtgcaaacaccataaaaaaaaatttggaaaattataatcataaGGATGAAATACCTAAATTAAATGCttcaaatatttattattatatgaatgcaataaaaaaagtaagactaaaaaatattgaggccgaaatgaaaaataatttaagtTTATATGATGTCATAAAATTTGTAATTActcttttaaaaaattcatattcCTTAGAAATGATTAATATCAATCCTTtgaaaaatgaattatgggatgacaatataataaaatttgaaataaaaagaggtcattatgtatatggatatatatatatggatttatttgaaagagaaaataaaaataattctaTAGCTCAGTATACTGTACGATGTTcgaaaaatatgaattattCTCTGAAATATAAATGGCTAGAGGAAAATGATGACCAATGTTCATTTGTGTACACTGGAATTGTGAAGGATgaatatttcaaaaatgatgataaaaaaaaatgtgcACATAATGAAcaattaaaagaaaaaataaataacaataataaaaataataataattattattaccataATGGAGATAATACATATGAATACGCCaatagtaataaaaatataaattccAATAATAAACATGAAAATAATTCCCTTTTTAATAGTAGTTATAGACAAACAACATCCACTTTTCTAGTTTGTAATTttaatgttaatatatgtgataAAGACAAGGATAACAATTATGAGAGttatgataatgatgataatttatttttaaataaaaatataagttttttattaaaaaaaatatgtatgtCTATTGATAAGGTGAATATTTTCCTTCATGAATTTGGACATACATTACATTGTATTTTAAGCTCAACTTATTTACAACATTTATCAGGAAATAGAAGTGGTGTTGATTTTTCGGAATTTTCATCACATTTTTTTgaagaatatttaaattgttatgatgcattattattattatataataatgaaaagaataaaaagaatgaGGAATATATGAAATCCTTATTATCcaattatatgaaaaataaaaatattatttgttattattcTATAGTGCAACTAACTATACAATCAATTATTGATCAAATCTTTTACGCCTTTTCAAGTAACTCCAATAATATGATAGAGAGAAAAGAATCCATAGagaaacaaataaaatcatattttgaaggaatatattataaagataTTCATATCTTGGACTTTTTTCCTCAAATACATTTTTCAAAAACTACACATTTAGTACATTACCCATCAAATTATTACTCATATTTGTACTGCTCAGTTTTGGcaaaatatatttggaACATGACATTTAAGGATAATTTGTTTAACATGGAAAAGGCAGACAAAATTGTGAATTTCTTACAGAAg gGCTCTGTAGATTCAAGTTTGAGGAATATTATTTCGCTTGTTGAAAATGATCAATCCAAAATTGATTACTATACAGAAAATCCTCATAAAATCCCTCTAAACGATTTCTTGGATTATTATCAGGAAAATAAAGAGGACAAATACACATCGTTTTTGAATTCGATTTAA
- a CDS encoding protein kinase 6 encodes MNRIDISNFDFLYVIGKGTYGIVYKALDKKENNFVAIKKIINLCDENYGISKCILRELTILQKIKHKNIINLKYVFYGKDIEDKLKGESLENSCLYLAFEYCDIDLFNLIKNHNLNIKEIKYIIFELLLALSYFHSNNYIHRDIKPENIFITSEGEIKLGDLGMSVEKSDHMTPTVVTLWYRAPEILLKSTNYDQKVDIWSLGCLFMELIQGRPLFPGKNDCTQLELIYLLLGDKDKLTTVDKERKDMFPYFEINMLKDAIDDEHTVDLISKMLIYDPNYRISSKEALKHPCFQDIEQVKFSYNF; translated from the exons ATGAATAGAATTGATATATCGAATTTTGATTTTCTATATGTCATAGGAAAAGGAACTTATG GAATAGTATATAAGGCCTtagataaaaaagaaaataacTTTGTTgcaataaaaaaaattataaatcTTTGTGATGAAAATTATGGAATAAGCAAATGTATATTAAGAGAGTTGACCATACTACAAAAAATCAAacacaaaaatataataa ATTTAAAATACGTTTTTTATGGAAAAGACATAGAAGATAAATTGAAAGGAGAAAGCCTGGAAAATTCGTGTTTATATTTG GCCTTTGAATATTGCGATATagatttatttaatttaattaaaaatcataatttgaatattaaagaaataaagtatataatttttgaattattattgGCGTTAAGTTATTTTCattcaaataattatatacatagAGATATAAAACCAgaaaacatttttataacatcTGAAGGGGAAATAAAATTAGGAGACTTAGGTATGTCGGTTGAAAAAAGTGACCACATGACACCTACTGTTGTAACCTTATGGTATAGAGCTCCAGAAATTTTATTGAAATCAACTAATTATGACCAGAAGGTTGATATATGGAGTTTGGGTTGTTTATTCATGGAATTAATACAGGGAAG aCCTTTATTTCCAGGAAAAAATGACTGCACTCAG CTAGAactaatttatttattacttGGTGATAAGGATAAATTAACAACTGTTGACAAAGAAAGAAAGGATATGTTTCCATATTTTGAG ataaatatgttaaaagATGCTATAGATGATGAACATACAGTAGATTTAATTTCtaaaatgttaatatatgaCCCTAACTACAGAATATCATCAAAAGAAG CTTTGAAGCATCCTTGTTTCCAGGACATTGAGCAAGTAAAATTCtcttataatttttaa
- a CDS encoding 1-deoxy-D-xylulose 5-phosphate synthase, which translates to MIFNYVFFKNFVLVVLYILLIIYINLNGVNNKNQIKKEKIYIKKLNRLSRKNSLYSSKNKIACLFDIGNDDNRNTTYGYNVNVENDDINSLLKNNYSNKLYMDKRKNINNVISTNKISGSISNICSTNQKENKQTRNKQRCLTQCHTYNMSHEQDKLANDNNRNKKKNFNLLFINYFNLKGMKNSLLNKDNFFYCKEKKLSFLHKAYKKKNCTFQNYRLKRKSNRDSHKLFSGEFYDYTNNNSLYESEKKEYITLNNNKNNDNNNNNNNNSCNNLGERSNNYDNYGGDNNNPCDNNNDKYDIGKYFKQINTFINIDEYKTIYGDEIYKEIYELYVERNIPEYYERKYFSEDIKKSVLFDIDKYNDVEFEQAIREEFINNGVYINNIDNTYYKKENILIMKKILHYFPLLKLINNPSDLKKLKKQYLPLLAHELKIFLFFIVNITGGHFSSVLSSLEIQLLLLYIFNQPYDNVIYDIGHQAYVHKILTGRKLLFLSLRNKKGISGFLNIFESIYDKFGAGHSSTSLSAIQGYYEAEWQVKNKEKYGNGDIEISDNTNVTNNERIFQKGIHNNNNINNNNNNNNNNNINLSDVVGTENTNVPNVRNDNHNVDKVHIAIIGDGGLTGGMALEALNYISFLNSKILIIYNDNGQVSLPTNAVSISGNRPIGSISDHLHYFVSNIEANAGDNKLSKNAKQNNIFENLNYDYIGVVNGNNTEELFNVLNNIKENKLKRATVLHVRTKKSNDFIISKSPISILHSIKKNEIFPFDTTILNGNIHKENKIEEEKNVSSSTKYDVNNKNNKNNDNSEIIKYEDMFSKETFTDIYTNEMLKYLKKDRNIIFLSPAMLGGSGLVKISERYPNNVYDVGIAEQHSVTFAAAMAMNKKLKIQLCIYSTFLQRAYDQIIHDLNLQNIPLKVIIGRSGLVGEDGATHQGIYDLSYLGTLNNAYIISPSNQVDLKRALRFAYLDKDHSVYIRIPRMNTLSDKYMKGYLNIHMNNESKHVDVNVNINDDVDKYSEEYMDDDNFIKSFIGKSRIIKMDNENNNTNEHYSSRGDTQTKKKVCIFNMGSMLFNVINAIKEIEKEQYISHNYSFSIVDMIFLNPLDKNMIDHVIKQNKHQYLITYEDNTIGGFSTHFNNYLIENNYITKHNLYVHNIYLSNEPIEHASFKDQQEVVRMDKCSLVSRIKNYLKNNPT; encoded by the coding sequence ATGATTTTTAATTATGtgttttttaaaaactTTGTACTAGTTGTTCTATACATTCTccttataatatatattaatttaaatggcgtgaataataaaaatcaaataaaaaaagaaaaaatttatataaagaaattgAATAGGTTGTCAAGGAAAAATTCGTTATATAgttcaaaaaataaaatagcATGCTTGTTCGATATAGgaaatgatgataatagAAATACGACATATGGCTATAATGTGAATGTtgaaaatgatgatattaaTTCCTTactaaaaaataattatagtaATAAATTGTACATGGATAAGaggaaaaatattaataatgtaaTTAGTACTAATAAAATATCTGGGTCCATTTCAAATATTTGTAGTACAAatcaaaaagaaaataaacAAACAAGAAATAAACAAAGATGTTTAACTCAATGTCACACCTATAATATGTCACATGAACAGGACAAACTAGctaatgataataataggaataagaaaaagaattttaatttattatttataaattattttaatttgaAAGGAATGAAAAATTCTCTTCTAAATAAAGACAATTTCTTTTATtgtaaagaaaaaaaattgtcATTTCTACATAAGGcctataaaaaaaaaaattgcacttttcaaaattatagattaaaaagaaaatctAATCGTGATTCGCATAAATTGTTTTCTGGAGAATTTTATgattatacaaataataattctttatatgaatccgaaaaaaaagaatacaTTACactaaataataataaaaataatgataataataataataataataataatagttgTAATAATTTAGGAGAGAGATCcaataattatgataattatggtggagataataataatccatgtgataataataatgacaaatatgatataggaaaatatttcaaaCAGATTAATACctttattaatattgatgaatataaaacTATATATGGtgatgaaatatataaagaaatatatgaacTATATGTAGAAAGAAATATTCCTGAATATTATGAAcgaaaatatttttcagaagatattaaaaagagTGTCCTATTTgatatagataaatataatgatgtCGAATTTGAACAAGCTATAAGAGaagaatttataaataatggagtttatattaataatatagataatacttattataaaaaagaaaatattttaataatgaaaaagatattacattatttcccattattaaaattaattaataatccatcagatttaaaaaagttaaaaaaacaatatttaCCTTTATTAGCACatgaattaaaaatatttttattttttattgtaaatataacaGGAGGTCATTTTTCCTCTGTTTTAAGCTCTTTAGAAATtcaattattattattgtatatttttaatcaACCATATgataatgttatatatgatatagGACATCAAGCATATGTACATAAGATATTGACCGGAAGAAAACTATTATTTCTATCattaagaaataaaaaaggtaTTAGTGGCTTCCTAAACATTTTTGAGAGTATTTATGATAAATTTGGGGCTGGTCACAGTTCCACCTCATTAAGTGCTATACAAGGATATTATGAAGCTGAATGGCaagtaaaaaataaagaaaaatatggaaaTGGAGATATAGAAATAAGTGATAATACAAATGTCACGAACAATGAAAGGATATTTCAAAAAGGAATacacaataataataatattaataataataataataataataataataataatatcaatCTTTCAGATGTGGTAGGAACAGAAAATACGAATGTACCAAATGTACGAAATGATAACCATAACGTGGATAAAGTACACATTGCTATTATAGGAGATGGTGGTTTAACAGGTGGAATGGCATTAGAAGCgttaaattatatttcattCTTGAATTctaaaattttaattatttataatgataacGGACAAGTTTCTTTACCAACAAATGCCGTAAGTATATCAGGTAATAGACCTATAGGTTCCATATCAGAtcatttacattattttgtttCTAATATAGAAGCAAATGCAGgtgataataaattatcGAAAAATGCAAAACAGAATAACATTTTTGAAAATTTGaattatgattatattgGTGTTGTGAATGGTAATAATACAGAAGAGCTCTTTAatgtattaaataatataaaagaaaataaattaaaaagagCTACAGTTCTTCATGTACGTACAAAAAAATCGAAtgattttataatttcaaAGAGTCCTATAAGTATATTGCACTctataaagaaaaatgagATTTTCCCTTTCGATACCACTATATTAAATGGAAATATTCATAAGGAGAACAAGATAGAAGAAGAGAAAAATGTGTCTTCATCTACAAAGTAtgatgtaaataataagaataataaaaataatgataatagtgaaattataaaatatgaagatATGTTTTCAAAAGAGACGTTTAcagatatatatacaaatgaaatgttaaaatatttaaagaaagatagaaatataatattcttatcTCCCGCTATGTTAGGAGGATCGGGATTGGTTAAAATTAGTGAGCGTTATCCAAATAATGTATATGATGTAGGTATAGCAGAACAACATTCTGTAACTTTCGCAGCAGCTATGGCAATGAataagaaattaaaaatacaacTATGTATATATTCGACCTTTTTACAAAGAGCATATGATCAAATTATACATGATCTtaatttacaaaatatacCTTTAAAGGTTATAATTGGAAGAAGTGGGTTAGTAGGAGAAGATGGGGCAACACATCAAGgtatatatgatttatcTTATCTTGGGACACTTAACAatgcatatataatatctcCAAGCAATCAAGTTGATTTGAAAAGAGCTCTTAGGTTCGCTTATTTAGATAAGGATCATTCTGTGTATATACGTATACCCAGAATGAACACATTAAGTGATAAGTACATGAAAGGATATTTGAACATCCATATGAATAATGAGAGCAAACATGTCGATGTAAATGTGAATATAAACGATGATGTAGATAAATATAGTGAAGAATATATGGACGACgataattttataaaatcgTTTATTGGAAAATCtagaattattaaaatggataatgaaaataataatacaaatgaaCATTATTCAAGCAGAGGAGATAcacaaacaaaaaaaaaagtttgTATCTTTAACATGGGTAGTATGCTTTTTAATGTAATTAATGCtataaaagaaattgaaaaagaacaatatatttcacataattattctttttcaaTTGTTGatatgatatttttaaatcctttagataaaaatatgatagatcatgtaataaaacaaaataaacatCAATATTTAATTACTTATGAAGATAATACTATAGGTGGTTTTTCTACACATTtcaataattatttaatagaaaataattatataacaaaacataatttatatgttcataatatttatttatctaATGAGCCAATTGAACATGCATCTTTTAAGGATCAACAAGAAGTTGTCAGAATGGATAAATGTAGTCTTGTCAGtagaattaaaaattatctTAAAAATAATCCTACATGA